A window of Pusillimonas sp. DMV24BSW_D genomic DNA:
GATCGTCTGGAGGGCAAAATGCGCGTTGACGCCCAGTTCCAAAGCGATTTACAAGCGGCCAAAAGCGTTGCCGTGGCCAGTTTGGTTGATGGTTTGGGGCCGTATTCCACGTTGGTCGAGGCGTTGCAAGCCGCCGTCGGCCAGAACTTCAATTGGGTACGCGACGTTACGGTGTCCAACAGCACCTGGGGCAACCGTTATTTGTATTTGTTCGACCCCAAAGCGGGTGTACATGCCTTGGGCGGCGGCATTGGCCAGGGGTTGGCCATGGGCATTGGCGCGGCAATTGGGTCGGCGCAAGCTCACACGGGCAAGAAAACGTATTGCCTGGCCGGTGACGGCGGTTTCATTCTGAATTTGGGTGAATTGGCCACGGCTGTGCAAGAGAAAGCCAACATGGTCATTATTCTGATGAACGATAAAGGCTATGGCGTAATTAAAAACATTCAAGATGCGCAATATGGCGGGCGGCGCCATTATGTCGATTTGCATACCCCCGATTATGCTGGATTGTGTGAGTCGCTTAGCATTCCGCACGCCCGGGTCAGCAATCTGGAAAGCATTGGTGAGGTGTTGCAAACGGCTATTGCAACAGAAGGCCCGTTTATGGTGGAGATCGACATGCTGTCCATCGGTCAATTCAAGACGGCATTTGCCGGGCCTCCGGTGAACCAGCCGGAACCAATGACAATGAACTCGTAATCGAAGGTAGAAAATGACAGTAGAACGTATCGCTTTGGTTGGTTTCGGTGCTATTGGTCGCGCTGTGTTCGATTTGATTGCAGACGACAACCGTTTGGAAATTGACCAAATCGTGGTGCCCGCCGAGTTGGTTCAGCCGATAAAAGAGGAGTTGGCGCAACGCCCCAATGCCGCTTCGGTGACGGTATCCGATCATGTTTCGTATGACAACCGCCCTGATCTCATCGTTGAGTGTGCCGGTCATAGCGCCATTGAAACGCACGTGCTGCCGGGCCTGAAGGCCGGGATTCCCTGCATGGTGGTCTCTATCGGCGCGCTATCGGCACCGGGTTTGCCCGAACAACTGGAAGCCGCCGCGCAGGCCGGCGATACACAGGTGCATTTGCTGTCGGGCGCCATTGGCGGTATTGATGCTTTGGCGGCGGCACGCGTGGCCGGGCTGGATGAGGTCACTTATGTTGGCCGCAAACCGCCTTTGGGTTGGTTGGGCACCCCTGCCGAAGAAAAGCTTGATTTGCATAACCTGAAAGAGAAAGCGATTTTCTTTGAGGGATCCGCCCGCGATGCGGCGCGCTTGTTTCCCAAGAACGCGAATGTGGCGGCTACCTTATCGTTAGCCGGGATCGGACTGGATAAAACCAAAGTGAAGCTGTATGCCGATCCAACCGTGTCGGAAAATATTCACTATTACGAAGCGCAAGGCGCATTCGGCTTTATGGGCGTGACCTTGAAAGGCAAACCGTTGGCAAGCAACCCGAAAACGTCTGCGTTAACGGTGTATAGCGTGGTGCGTGCCCTTAAAAACCGTGTTCAACCTGTGGCTGTTTGAAACGTTTCAGCGCAAGGCTCAATGGCATGGGCGAATTGAGCGCGCATGAATGGATGAAAGGATAAGTAATGAGCAAAGAATTACTGCCAATTTGCATTGCCGGAAAATGGCGATTGGGGCAGGGGCCCGAGTACACCACGTACTATCCGGCCACCGGCGAAGCCGTGGCGTCATTGAATGCGGCCGGACCCGAAGACGTGGAAGAGGCTATTCAAGGCGCGCAGAAAGCGTTTGAGCAAAGCGGCTGGCCGCAACGAAAGCCGCACGAACGCGCTGCGGTGCTGTATCGCATTGCCGAGCGGATCCGCGCTGAAGCGGAAGATCTGGCGCAACTGCAACGGTTGGATAACGGCAAGCCCATTAGTGAAACGCGTGCGCTGGTAGCGAGTGCGGCCGGTACATTTCAGTTTTTTGCTTCGGCTTGCGAAACCCTGGAAGAAACCTTAACGCCGTCGCGCGGCGACTACTTAACCTTAAGTGTTTACGAGCCCATGGGCGTGGTGGCGGCCATTACGCCCTGGAATTCACCCATTGCCAGCGAAGCGCAGAAAATTGCGCCCGCATTGGCCGGGGGCAATGCCGTGGTTGTTAAGCCCGCTGAAATCACGCCGTTACTGGCGTTGGAGCTGGCGCGCATCTGCGAAGAGGCCGGCTTGCCTAAAGGCTTGGTTAGCGTACTGCCTGGTAAAGGCTCGGTGATTGGCGATCTTATCACCCGTCATCCGTTGGTACGCCGCGTTTCCTTTACCGGCGGCACCTCGGTAGGGCGTCATATCGCCGGTATTGCGGCTGATAAATTCATGCCGGCCTCGCTGGAGTTAGGTGGCAAATCGCCCACCATGGTGCTGGAAGACGCCGACCTGGATCACGCTGTTTCCGGTGTTTTGTACGGCATTTTCAGTTCTTCGGGTGAGTCGTGTATTGCCGGTTCGCGCCTTTTTGTGGCCGAGTCGCTTTACGACACGTTTATGGAACGCCTGGTAAAGGGGGCTGAACAATTACGCGTGGGCGACCCTTCCAGTGAACAAACACAAATGGGACCGCTTATCAGCGAAAGCCACCGTGCCTCCATCGAGCGCTATGTTCAAAAAGGTCTGGATGAAGGCGGCCGCTTATTAACGGGCGGCAAACGCCCTGAAGGCGATCTGTACGACAAAGGCAGTTACTACCTGCCCACCATTATCGATGGGCTGAAGAATTCAGCCACCATTTGCCAGGAAGAAATTTTCGGGCCGGTATTGGTGGCGATGCCGTTCAAGAATATGGATGACCTGATCGAACAGGCGAATGACAGCGTGTATGCTTTGGCCGCGGGTATCTGGACCAAAGACTACAAAAAAGCCTGGAATCTGGCCCGTGCGGTAAAGGCCGGCAACGTATGGATTAACACCTACAAGCTGTTTTCCATTGCCACGCCCTTTGGTGGCTGGCGCGATAGCGGCCTGGGCCGCGAAAAAGGGCGCCAGGGCATTCTTCAATATATGGAACAGAAAAGCATTTACCTTGGCATGAATGAAAACCCCATGCCCTGGGCCGGCTTGTAAGCGAAAGGAGTCATGATGAAAGTAATAGGCATCGATGAAATCACCTACGGGGCTAATGATTTTGATACCTGCAAAAAGTTTTTTAGTGATTGGGGCCTGTCGCTAACTAACGAGTCAACATCAAAGCTGGTGTTTTCCACATTGAACGGCTGCCGCGTCAATGTAGTGCGTGAAGATGATTCTGCTTATCCCGAACCCATTGAGAGCGGACCCACACTGCGTGAGGTGGTTTGGGGCGTGTCTTCATCCGATGTTGTAACCGAGTTTGCCCAACGTCTGGCGACAGTTGCGGGCTACAGGAACGAGAACGGTCGTGTGTCATGTATCGACCCCACGGGTATGCTGGTGAGTTTTCAGCTTACGCAAAAGAAAGAGATAGAAGTCGAGTGCGGCGAATCCAACACTTGGAATAGCAAACCGCGACGCAATGCCGCCAGCCCCATTTACGACCGTGCTTATCCCATTGAGGTTGGGCATGTGGTCTTTTTTGTGAAAGATCTGGAAGCGGTGGAAAAATTCTATGTGGAGAATTTCGGTTTCGTACCGTCCGACCGTTATCCAGGCCGTGGCGTATTCCTGCGCTGCGACCCCGACGGCGGTCACCACGACTTGTTTCTGTTGCAAACGCCAGACAAAAAAGTGGGTTTGAACCATGTGGCTTTTGCGGTGCGTGACATTCACGAAGTATTCGGCGGCGGCCTGCATTTCGACCGCTGCGGCTGGAAAACGCAGTTGGGTCCAGGGCGCCACCCCATTTCGTCGGCTTACTTCTGGTACTTCGTGAACCCTGCCGGTGGGTTAATCGAGTACTACGCCGACGAAGATCAGCTGGATGAAAACTGGCAGCCCCGCGAGTTTGAACCCGCACCCACCCGTTTTGCTGAATGGGCGGTAGACGGTGGGCTGGATGGCTACACACGACGGCAAAAAAATACAGAAGCGCCTGAAGGGAAGTTTCTGACGGATAGAAAATAATAAAGTATCCATAGATCTGAAACCGTAGCGCCCTGGAAATGGAATAAAAATCCAGTTTCCGGGGCGTTTTTATTGCTGTGCTTTGCGTGCGAAGTGAATCATAAAAAGCGTTGACGTCATATTCCGGACGTAAAAAAACCGGGCTCGTTTTCACATAGCCCGGTTTAAACTCAAATCTACGTATTGCATTTCTGCGCTAGCGTAGAAGTTACTACTAACGACTTCAGATAAACAGATCGGGCTTAAAGCCCGATCTGTTAAAGCATCATGCTTCGATTAGAAGCTGTGACGCAGACCTGCCATTACAGCAGTTTGGCTTTGACCGGCATTGGGGAGAATGTTTGGTCCGGGAGTGCCACCAGCAGCCGACAGACGGGTTGCGTCGTCGTTGTCCATGTACGAAGCAGATGCGTATACGGACGTGCGCTTGGACAATGCATATTTCACACGAGCAACGTAGTACCAAACTTTCTGGCTACCAGCTGTGGCATTTTTGTAACGCATGTAGTTAACAGAGCCATCAAGAGTAACAGCAGGTGTTACACCATAGGAGGCACCCAATGACCACAAGTCGGAACGGTCGCCCAAGCCTGGAACATTGTTACCAACACCGTTGACGCCGTCATTCTTACGGTTCAAGTAGGTAAGAGCGACTTTCAGTGCGTCGAACTTAACATAGGCGTTAGCCAGGATACGACGGTCTTTGTCGCCGGAGCCCAAACCGTAGTAGTTGTTTGCGCCTGTGCCTTCACCTTTGAGCACGTCATAAGCAGCGTTTACACCCCAACCAGCGGTGTTATAGCCCAGCATGAACGAGTATGCGCCGCACTCACCGTTGTTGTTGTAGTCAACACCACAGTTCGAACCACCAGGGCCACCAGCACTTGATGTATCACGACCACGTGCCCAAGCGGCACCAAATGTGAAGTTGTCAAACGAACCACGATATGTAACGGAGTTGTCCATACGGGCATTGGGGAAGTAGTTGTCGAGTGTACCCAGGCCATAGGCGTTGGGGCCCATGATGTCACCATGGATGTTCGCCCAGAAGAGCATGCTGTACTGGCGGCCTAATGCAAATTGACCCCAGTCACCCTTCAGACCAACCCAAGCCTGACGACCGAACAAACGGCCACCTTGGCCGGACATGCCAGTCGCTTGACCGAAACCAGATTCCAAAGTGAAAACGGCGCTAAGGTTGTCGGAGAGCTTTTCCGTACCACGCAGACCCCAGTATGAAGGCCAGGTGGAAGTGGCTGTTGTGAAGTGAACGGAGCTGTTGCTGCCGCCGGTGCCGTCGGCGATGTTGTTGACGTATTCAACAGCTGTGTCGATGTTACCGTAAAGGGTAACGCTAGTTCCCTGGGCGGATGCCAGCATCGGGAACGAGAGGGCCAGGCCCACTGTAAGTGCTTTTAACTTCATTGGTTAGTTCTCCAACGTTGATGAAAATTATGCCGTTTGGCGGCACTGTTTTAGTAATGCAACCAACTGCGTCACTTTACTACTAACTGTAAATTTGTTACACCAGGAAACTCGGTTAACTGCGCCGCAAGGTTTTCAGTTGGTGTGACCAGTTTGGCACATTTTCACTGTTTTGCCCTACGTTGTTTTTCATGCGTAATCGCTTGATAACTGTACGTTTCCTGAGCGTTGAAGTGAGTGTAAAGAGGGTGTCATATGAGCACGATAAGGGTTAACCCTTCGTTAGGCCGTTGTGTATTAAAAAAACAACGTAATTATGACGATTTGATGAAGCCACAAGGAAAAGTGTGGTTTTTATACCGCAGTTTTAAGCGTACTGAACGTTGTAAAAATATGACGCTTAACTAGACGGAAGGGCGAATTTTATGGGTTTCAGCGTTTGCGGATTAGAACCAGGGCACTTAAAAAGGCCACCACGGCAAACAAGCCCATGCTCCACAGTGCGTATTCAATGCCGATCAGGTTCACCCGTGCGTCCATACATGTAGCGTAAATGCCGAACAGCCAGGGAAAGCCGGCATCCAGACCCGACGCCACCATGAAACGGTCGGCAAAAGTTTGTGCGCATGAAAACATTTGTGCCGCCACGGTGTATTGATACCAGGCAGCCATGACACCCAGCAATCCCAGAATCAATGTTGTGCCGCCAACGATACGGTGCCCCAGGCCGGGGCGTAACACCAGCACGCCAAGCCAGCACACAATTGCAATGACTATATAAACAAGCCGCTGCAATACACACCAGGCACAAGGTTGCATATCGAATACGTGCTGCGACACCAGGGCGACGCCTACAGCAGCAATACAAACAAGCGCGATGGTATGAAGCAGTTTGGTTGTGGTAGACATAGAAAGCTTTGTTGGTTAAAGACTATGCGCAAGCGCTGGGTTGGGGGTGTCGCTTAAGCGGGCCAATAAGTTACGTTCGAATTGTAACTGTGCCCGAGGGTGTTCCAGCGCATCGCCTTGAATAATAAATACATCTTCAACGCGGTCGCCCAGGGTGAGTACTTTGGCCATTTGCAGGTTAATGTCGTGGCGGGCAAACACCTGCGCCAGACTGTACAACAAACCGGGGCGGTCGGACGCGGTAACCGCGAGGCGCCACGACTTGGAATTTTCGTCGGGTTGCAATTCAACATTTGGCACGATGGGAAATACACGCGACCGTCGCGACATACGGCCAACAACAGGGCGTGGTACTTCGGCATTGTTGGGCAGTGTTTTTTGAAGGGCGTCGGTTAACTCGTGCTCAACCAGGCTGGCCCAGGAGCGGTAGTCGGTGTCACGGCTGGGTAATAAGACAATGAAGCTGTCGAGCGCCCAGCCATGGTGTGTGGTGTGGATGCGTGCATCCTGAATGCTTAGGGTGTGTTGGTCGAAGTAGGCGCAAATGGCAACGAAAAGGTCGGGCCGGTCTTTGGCGTAAACCATAATCTGCAAACCTTGATTCTGTCCGATCACACGCGCTTTTACAATTGGCGTTTCCGCATTGACGCGGTAATACAAATGGCGTGTGTGCCAGGCAATTTCCGAGGCATCGTGGCGCAGAAAATAGGCAACATCAAGTACTTTCCAAAACGTGTCGCGCGCGTCGTCGCGTAAGCCCATTAAGCGAATTTCAGAGCTGGCCGCTTGTTTGCGTTGAGCCAGCACCGTGCCGGTGTCGGGCTGTGCACCACCCAGTGCCTCAAGGGTCAGATGGTACAAGTCTTCAAGCAATTTGCCTTTCCAGGAGTTCCATACTTTTGGGCTGGTACCGCGAATGTCGGCGACGGTTAGCAGATATAAAGCAGCCAATTTCCGCTCGGTTTTCACATAGCGGGCGAACTCGTGCACTGATTGCGCGTCGGTGAGGTCGCGTTTTTGCGCAAACTTCGACATGGTCAGGTGCTCGCGTACCAGAAACTCCACCAGTGCCGTATCGTCTTTATCCAGGTTGTGGTTTTTGCAGAAGCGACGCACGTCGCGCGCGCCCAGCTCGGAGTGATCGCCGCCCCGACCTTTTGCAATATCATGGTAAAGCGCAGCAATATAGAGTAGCCACGGCCGGTCCATGTCGGCAATCAGTTGACTGGCCAACGGGTATTCCTGGGCGTGCTCCGGCATGGTGAAGCGTCGAATATTACGAATAACGCGCAGAATGTGTTGATCAACTGTATAGGCGTGGAACAGATCATGTTGCATTTGGCCCACGATTTTGCGGAATTCCGGCAGGTAGCGCGGCAATATATTCAGCAGAGTCATGCGCCGCAACGCGTGCACAATGCCACGTGGTTGTTGCAGTATTTGAATAAACAGATAACGGTTGATGGGGTTGCGCCGGAATTGAGTGTCAATTAAGCGCCGCGCATGCCACATGGCCCGCATGACCTGTGCCGACAAACCGGTGAGCTCGGCATGTTCCTGCATTACCAGAAAAGCGCGCAACA
This region includes:
- a CDS encoding aspartate dehydrogenase is translated as MTVERIALVGFGAIGRAVFDLIADDNRLEIDQIVVPAELVQPIKEELAQRPNAASVTVSDHVSYDNRPDLIVECAGHSAIETHVLPGLKAGIPCMVVSIGALSAPGLPEQLEAAAQAGDTQVHLLSGAIGGIDALAAARVAGLDEVTYVGRKPPLGWLGTPAEEKLDLHNLKEKAIFFEGSARDAARLFPKNANVAATLSLAGIGLDKTKVKLYADPTVSENIHYYEAQGAFGFMGVTLKGKPLASNPKTSALTVYSVVRALKNRVQPVAV
- a CDS encoding aldehyde dehydrogenase; this encodes MSKELLPICIAGKWRLGQGPEYTTYYPATGEAVASLNAAGPEDVEEAIQGAQKAFEQSGWPQRKPHERAAVLYRIAERIRAEAEDLAQLQRLDNGKPISETRALVASAAGTFQFFASACETLEETLTPSRGDYLTLSVYEPMGVVAAITPWNSPIASEAQKIAPALAGGNAVVVKPAEITPLLALELARICEEAGLPKGLVSVLPGKGSVIGDLITRHPLVRRVSFTGGTSVGRHIAGIAADKFMPASLELGGKSPTMVLEDADLDHAVSGVLYGIFSSSGESCIAGSRLFVAESLYDTFMERLVKGAEQLRVGDPSSEQTQMGPLISESHRASIERYVQKGLDEGGRLLTGGKRPEGDLYDKGSYYLPTIIDGLKNSATICQEEIFGPVLVAMPFKNMDDLIEQANDSVYALAAGIWTKDYKKAWNLARAVKAGNVWINTYKLFSIATPFGGWRDSGLGREKGRQGILQYMEQKSIYLGMNENPMPWAGL
- a CDS encoding VOC family protein, whose product is MMKVIGIDEITYGANDFDTCKKFFSDWGLSLTNESTSKLVFSTLNGCRVNVVREDDSAYPEPIESGPTLREVVWGVSSSDVVTEFAQRLATVAGYRNENGRVSCIDPTGMLVSFQLTQKKEIEVECGESNTWNSKPRRNAASPIYDRAYPIEVGHVVFFVKDLEAVEKFYVENFGFVPSDRYPGRGVFLRCDPDGGHHDLFLLQTPDKKVGLNHVAFAVRDIHEVFGGGLHFDRCGWKTQLGPGRHPISSAYFWYFVNPAGGLIEYYADEDQLDENWQPREFEPAPTRFAEWAVDGGLDGYTRRQKNTEAPEGKFLTDRK
- a CDS encoding porin translates to MKLKALTVGLALSFPMLASAQGTSVTLYGNIDTAVEYVNNIADGTGGSNSSVHFTTATSTWPSYWGLRGTEKLSDNLSAVFTLESGFGQATGMSGQGGRLFGRQAWVGLKGDWGQFALGRQYSMLFWANIHGDIMGPNAYGLGTLDNYFPNARMDNSVTYRGSFDNFTFGAAWARGRDTSSAGGPGGSNCGVDYNNNGECGAYSFMLGYNTAGWGVNAAYDVLKGEGTGANNYYGLGSGDKDRRILANAYVKFDALKVALTYLNRKNDGVNGVGNNVPGLGDRSDLWSLGASYGVTPAVTLDGSVNYMRYKNATAGSQKVWYYVARVKYALSKRTSVYASASYMDNDDATRLSAAGGTPGPNILPNAGQSQTAVMAGLRHSF
- a CDS encoding disulfide bond formation protein B — its product is MSTTTKLLHTIALVCIAAVGVALVSQHVFDMQPCAWCVLQRLVYIVIAIVCWLGVLVLRPGLGHRIVGGTTLILGLLGVMAAWYQYTVAAQMFSCAQTFADRFMVASGLDAGFPWLFGIYATCMDARVNLIGIEYALWSMGLFAVVAFLSALVLIRKR
- a CDS encoding [protein-PII] uridylyltransferase; this encodes MTFAHLHSLRDTYTQKRHNVIESYRRHLRPEALLTALRRVTDQTLREILKTAPLPRDAALAAVGGYGRGELYPYSDIDVLILLAHEPDSEDQVRLEKLVAALWDLGFEVGHSVRTIEDCRREASNDITVETALMECRWLAGSKALLTQLADTMASQRDPRAFFQAKRSEMQQRHARHQDTPYALEPNCKEAPGGLRDLMVLLWIAQASGIGQTWREIGQTDLVTPSEYRALRRAELAFKRLRIELHLLAGRREDRLLFDLQPSLAKVYGFEATRTRRPSELLMQRYYWAARVVNQLNTILMQTFEERLFPETRGEWRALDDDFCVAYNRLDTQLPDAFERNPTLLLRAFLVMQEHAELTGLSAQVMRAMWHARRLIDTQFRRNPINRYLFIQILQQPRGIVHALRRMTLLNILPRYLPEFRKIVGQMQHDLFHAYTVDQHILRVIRNIRRFTMPEHAQEYPLASQLIADMDRPWLLYIAALYHDIAKGRGGDHSELGARDVRRFCKNHNLDKDDTALVEFLVREHLTMSKFAQKRDLTDAQSVHEFARYVKTERKLAALYLLTVADIRGTSPKVWNSWKGKLLEDLYHLTLEALGGAQPDTGTVLAQRKQAASSEIRLMGLRDDARDTFWKVLDVAYFLRHDASEIAWHTRHLYYRVNAETPIVKARVIGQNQGLQIMVYAKDRPDLFVAICAYFDQHTLSIQDARIHTTHHGWALDSFIVLLPSRDTDYRSWASLVEHELTDALQKTLPNNAEVPRPVVGRMSRRSRVFPIVPNVELQPDENSKSWRLAVTASDRPGLLYSLAQVFARHDINLQMAKVLTLGDRVEDVFIIQGDALEHPRAQLQFERNLLARLSDTPNPALAHSL